In Aequorivita sp. H23M31, a single window of DNA contains:
- a CDS encoding T9SS type A sorting domain-containing protein, protein MNKSLLIPVFIFLLSAFTLSAQWQPTGFNQSTWILCQTANGNLLSANDVYPDMGGIFISVDEGVSWEDTQAENYSYTAHLVDQESVYMGGVAGNVAISHDNGATWNTSSFGTLFPDSLPDDAIYAMTKHNDRIYASLFAYGVVYSTDQGASWILTDRNSLLDPIDPENGGQWTYNLVSFNGNLYNIGAFGIWEYDEIEDLWTMVDDTWYGSESLIVDDVLYVVYNASGIPAGIRYTTNLLDWDVMPLPSGVSTSVRTLEYYRGAFFMGHVNEAVFYSVDDGQTWNEYREDFPAFSPIPEVNLYGVPMNFVFSGDTMFAGVYSAIEGVGGVYKVPVPADVMAVGDMQISLHTVVYPNPATDLISFQFAQPIEGILTITDLMGRMIFQENLQNKNSISIDLNAQEWSTGLYLYSVRAGASTDFGKFIIR, encoded by the coding sequence ATGAACAAATCTTTACTTATCCCCGTATTTATCTTTTTATTAAGTGCTTTTACCTTATCGGCCCAATGGCAGCCAACTGGATTTAACCAATCCACTTGGATATTGTGTCAAACTGCAAACGGCAACCTCCTTTCGGCAAATGATGTCTACCCTGATATGGGAGGAATTTTTATCTCTGTAGATGAAGGGGTGTCTTGGGAAGATACCCAAGCAGAAAATTATTCATATACAGCCCATTTGGTTGACCAAGAAAGTGTTTATATGGGCGGGGTAGCAGGGAATGTTGCCATTTCCCACGATAATGGTGCTACTTGGAATACTTCAAGTTTTGGCACCTTGTTTCCGGACTCTTTACCAGATGACGCTATTTACGCCATGACAAAACACAATGATAGGATCTACGCCTCACTTTTTGCTTATGGAGTAGTATATTCGACTGACCAAGGTGCGTCCTGGATCCTTACGGATCGCAATTCTCTTCTTGATCCTATCGATCCGGAGAACGGCGGACAGTGGACCTATAATCTTGTTAGTTTTAACGGAAATCTCTATAACATTGGAGCCTTTGGAATTTGGGAGTACGATGAAATTGAGGATCTATGGACCATGGTGGACGATACTTGGTATGGTAGCGAATCTTTAATTGTGGACGATGTACTCTACGTGGTCTATAATGCTTCGGGAATACCCGCTGGCATTAGATATACAACCAACCTTCTAGATTGGGATGTAATGCCGCTTCCGTCAGGTGTCTCTACAAGTGTCCGAACTTTGGAATATTATAGAGGAGCGTTTTTTATGGGACACGTAAATGAAGCAGTGTTCTATAGTGTCGATGATGGACAAACATGGAATGAATACAGAGAGGATTTTCCCGCATTTTCACCTATTCCCGAAGTTAATCTCTACGGAGTTCCTATGAATTTTGTTTTTTCCGGAGATACAATGTTTGCTGGAGTCTATTCCGCTATTGAAGGAGTGGGCGGTGTTTATAAGGTACCAGTACCTGCCGATGTTATGGCAGTTGGTGATATGCAAATATCCTTACATACCGTAGTTTATCCCAACCCCGCAACTGATTTAATATCCTTTCAATTTGCCCAGCCGATCGAGGGTATTTTAACAATTACAGACTTAATGGGAAGGATGATTTTCCAAGAAAATTTACAAAATAAGAATAGTATCTCTATTGACCTTAATGCTCAAGAGTGGTCCACGGGTCTTTATCTTTATTCTGTGCGAGCCGGAGCATCCACGGACTTTGGGA